One window from the genome of Deinococcus yavapaiensis KR-236 encodes:
- a CDS encoding serine/threonine-protein kinase, producing the protein MPLAGTLVEGRYRLVRPVGHGASSVVYFAVGVDGLPYAVKIFPPELEARAQREMTSAGRLSHPRLGQVMQRVNVEGQPALILSFARGRVLFERYSARPALAHERKAYLLTLAHVLEALTYMHDNGIIHRDLKPENIIVDTDGSAKLVDFDLSGPNREAFGTALRIGTAAFLSPEAARGEPLSTESDLYGVGILLYWGLHGELPLADADVRVTRDPLESLRVALMQPSRSERLSDAREARRRLLELAALPY; encoded by the coding sequence ATGCCGCTCGCGGGAACGTTGGTCGAAGGACGCTACCGATTGGTGCGGCCCGTCGGGCACGGCGCGAGCAGCGTGGTGTACTTCGCGGTCGGCGTGGACGGCTTGCCGTACGCCGTGAAGATCTTTCCGCCCGAACTGGAGGCGCGGGCGCAACGTGAAATGACGAGCGCGGGGCGCTTGTCCCACCCGCGCCTCGGTCAGGTGATGCAACGCGTGAACGTGGAGGGCCAGCCCGCCCTCATCTTGAGCTTCGCGCGCGGGCGCGTGCTGTTCGAACGCTACTCGGCGCGGCCCGCGCTGGCGCACGAGCGCAAGGCGTACCTGCTGACGCTCGCGCACGTTCTCGAAGCGTTGACGTACATGCACGACAACGGCATCATCCACCGCGACCTCAAGCCCGAGAACATCATCGTGGACACCGATGGCAGCGCGAAACTCGTGGACTTCGACCTTTCGGGGCCGAATCGGGAAGCGTTCGGAACGGCGCTGCGCATCGGAACGGCGGCCTTCTTGTCGCCGGAAGCGGCGCGTGGCGAGCCCTTGTCGACGGAAAGCGACTTGTACGGCGTGGGCATCTTGCTGTACTGGGGCTTGCACGGCGAGTTGCCGCTGGCGGACGCCGACGTGCGCGTCACGCGCGACCCGCTGGAGTCGCTGCGCGTCGCTTTGATGCAGCCCTCGCGTTCCGAACGCCTCTCTGACGCCCGCGAAGCGCGCCGCCGCCTGCTGGAGTTGGCGGCCTTGCCTTACTGA
- a CDS encoding patatin-like phospholipase family protein, with product MTTLGLALGGGGARGLAHIGVLRVLETDGVRPGVIAGTSMGGLIGAFFAAGLSADAIENIASHVSWRSLLELRPGSGLLRGSAFEAMLAQHLPRTFEELSIPLIVTATDVLTGRLVYLYKGDLLSALRATSAYPGAVDPVHREGRLLADGGILNQVPVDAALFLGAAKVIAVDVTTPAPLDMPARRRFLLWRRAGEERPRSDASSGLSPIRALTRALDIMQAQLTDTRLSLYKPDLLLRPSLEGIELMSFRRVDTAIKAGEHEAFAHRDDLIALAGMPRRAPAMLPQEEGDA from the coding sequence GTGACGACCCTCGGACTCGCGCTCGGCGGTGGCGGCGCGCGCGGCTTGGCGCACATCGGCGTGCTCCGCGTCCTCGAGACAGACGGCGTCCGACCCGGCGTGATCGCCGGGACGAGCATGGGCGGATTGATCGGCGCGTTCTTCGCCGCCGGCCTCTCCGCCGACGCCATCGAGAACATCGCGTCGCACGTGTCGTGGCGCAGCTTGCTCGAACTTCGCCCGGGCAGCGGCCTGCTGCGAGGCTCGGCGTTCGAGGCGATGCTCGCGCAGCACCTGCCGCGCACCTTCGAGGAGTTGAGCATTCCGCTCATCGTGACGGCCACGGACGTCCTCACGGGTCGGCTCGTGTACCTGTACAAGGGAGACTTGCTGTCCGCTTTGCGTGCCACGAGCGCCTATCCGGGCGCGGTCGATCCCGTTCACCGTGAAGGGCGCTTGCTCGCCGACGGCGGCATCCTCAATCAAGTGCCCGTGGACGCGGCGCTCTTCCTCGGGGCGGCGAAGGTGATCGCCGTGGACGTCACGACGCCCGCTCCGCTCGACATGCCCGCTCGGCGGCGCTTTTTGCTGTGGCGCCGCGCGGGCGAGGAGCGTCCTCGATCCGACGCGTCGTCCGGCTTGTCTCCCATTCGGGCCCTCACGCGCGCCCTCGACATCATGCAGGCGCAGCTCACCGACACGCGTCTTTCGTTGTACAAGCCCGACTTGCTGTTGCGGCCTTCCCTGGAAGGCATCGAGCTGATGTCGTTTCGTCGCGTGGACACGGCGATCAAGGCGGGCGAGCATGAAGCCTTCGCGCACCGCGACGACCTGATTGCCCTCGCAGGAATGCCTCGCCGCGCCCCTGCTATGCTGCCTCAGGAAGAAGGAGACGCATGA
- the lepB gene encoding signal peptidase I, producing MTKPKPVLTPWQRLWRELLEPILFAVVITQFLVTLVGVDGASMMPNLRNGERVVVPKYETWLHRLGVGQFSRGDILIFKPPGAAESRSFLGVWDYRPYLIKRLIGLPGDRVRIESGNVYVNDKLLDQGFTTNFWKAQGCWDTTSELANNIQYAGGRGVNETQQTFTVPAGQYFLMGDNRTASGSEDSRLFGPIPMRDIAGRAALVVWPIQRKANAKYDCNQQGGSPDQIITFDGPSQLNWRMLGRPSGFQAVTP from the coding sequence ATGACCAAACCCAAACCTGTCCTCACGCCCTGGCAGCGCTTGTGGCGAGAATTGCTCGAACCGATTTTGTTCGCCGTCGTCATCACGCAGTTTCTCGTGACGCTCGTGGGCGTGGACGGCGCGAGCATGATGCCGAACTTGCGAAACGGCGAGCGCGTCGTCGTGCCGAAGTACGAAACGTGGCTGCACCGACTCGGCGTCGGGCAGTTCTCACGCGGCGACATTCTGATCTTCAAACCGCCCGGCGCCGCCGAGTCGCGCTCTTTTCTCGGCGTTTGGGACTACCGTCCGTACCTCATCAAACGCCTCATCGGCTTGCCGGGCGACCGCGTGCGCATCGAGAGCGGCAATGTGTACGTGAACGACAAGCTCCTCGATCAAGGATTCACCACGAACTTCTGGAAGGCGCAAGGCTGCTGGGACACGACGAGCGAGCTGGCGAACAACATTCAGTACGCGGGAGGACGCGGCGTGAACGAGACGCAGCAGACGTTCACCGTTCCGGCGGGTCAGTACTTCCTGATGGGAGACAACCGCACCGCGAGCGGCAGCGAAGACTCTCGTCTCTTCGGCCCGATTCCCATGCGCGACATCGCCGGTCGTGCCGCGCTCGTCGTGTGGCCCATTCAACGCAAGGCCAACGCCAAGTACGACTGCAACCAGCAAGGCGGCTCGCCCGACCAGATCATCACGTTCGACGGCCCGAGCCAGCTCAACTGGCGGATGCTGGGCCGTCCGAGCGGATTTCAAGCGGTCACGCCCTGA
- a CDS encoding DUF503 domain-containing protein: MLGYVGTYTCRLEMNWVTNLKEKRALVRPVVERLKARFPVSVARLDGLDSHTWEVIGVVTISNDAAWVEETLQKVAEFVAGNGEYRVTEENTDIVELE, translated from the coding sequence ATCCTCGGATACGTCGGCACGTACACGTGCCGCTTGGAAATGAACTGGGTGACGAACCTCAAGGAGAAACGCGCCCTCGTGCGGCCCGTCGTGGAGCGCCTCAAGGCCCGCTTCCCGGTGTCCGTCGCGAGGCTCGACGGGCTCGACAGCCACACTTGGGAAGTCATCGGCGTCGTCACGATCTCCAACGACGCCGCGTGGGTCGAGGAGACGCTGCAAAAGGTCGCGGAGTTCGTCGCTGGAAACGGCGAGTACCGAGTCACCGAGGAGAACACCGACATCGTCGAGTTGGAGTGA
- a CDS encoding heavy-metal-associated domain-containing protein, with amino-acid sequence MNSRILIGVRGMTKEAGDKIARLLEDTEGIKKAIPDEGQIEVHYDASLLTVMDILRVVRSQGFLAGML; translated from the coding sequence ATGAACTCTCGCATCCTGATCGGCGTTCGCGGCATGACGAAGGAGGCGGGCGACAAGATCGCCCGTCTGCTGGAAGACACGGAAGGCATCAAGAAGGCCATTCCGGACGAAGGGCAGATCGAAGTCCACTACGACGCGTCCCTGCTGACCGTCATGGACATTCTGCGCGTCGTGCGCTCGCAAGGCTTCCTCGCCGGGATGCTGTGA
- a CDS encoding DUF1999 domain-containing protein, translating to MMYRAFTSADFDALRALDLAVQRREDLAFDTLSEREREGRLRTSEAALRFFERSEHSFVADDDGELRGAIFAQSVWQGDRPIVLIVRLWTAQGAPEDTARGLLKVCSKSAYDAAVYEVHGPVPADLVDAAREEGFVRIGAYGVRHMGTRRETAPGEAL from the coding sequence ATGATGTACCGAGCCTTCACGTCCGCCGACTTCGACGCCTTGCGCGCCCTCGACCTCGCCGTGCAGCGCCGTGAGGACCTCGCCTTCGACACGCTGTCCGAGCGCGAGCGCGAAGGACGCCTTCGCACCTCCGAGGCGGCATTGCGCTTCTTCGAGCGCTCGGAGCACTCGTTCGTGGCGGACGACGACGGCGAGCTTCGCGGCGCGATCTTCGCGCAGAGCGTGTGGCAAGGCGACCGCCCCATCGTGCTGATCGTGCGCCTCTGGACGGCGCAAGGCGCGCCGGAAGACACGGCGCGCGGCCTGCTGAAAGTGTGCAGCAAGAGCGCGTACGACGCCGCCGTGTACGAGGTGCACGGCCCCGTCCCGGCCGACCTCGTGGACGCGGCGCGCGAGGAAGGCTTCGTGCGAATCGGCGCGTACGGCGTGCGGCACATGGGCACGCGGCGCGAAACCGCGCCGGGCGAAGCGCTTTGA
- the pth gene encoding aminoacyl-tRNA hydrolase, with the protein MKLIVGLGNPGAMYAATRHNVGWLVVDELARQENAVWRKDGDAEVAEVRLGREKALLVKPQTFMNASGRAVAPFARFYKLEPSTDLLVAQDDLDSPFGLLRLRKGGRSGGQNGVKDIIAKLATEDFARLKIGISRPPSGWDPAGWVLSKWRPEEEATLRDLVAIGVKAVRTWGEKGLLDAQKDFNGTDLRPREAQAPSPMPATPDA; encoded by the coding sequence TTGAAGCTGATCGTGGGTCTCGGCAATCCTGGCGCGATGTACGCGGCCACGCGTCATAACGTCGGCTGGCTCGTCGTGGACGAGCTCGCGCGCCAAGAAAACGCGGTGTGGCGCAAAGACGGCGACGCGGAAGTCGCCGAGGTGCGTCTCGGGCGTGAAAAGGCGTTGCTCGTCAAGCCGCAGACGTTCATGAACGCCTCGGGCCGCGCCGTCGCCCCCTTCGCGCGCTTCTACAAGCTCGAACCGAGTACGGACCTTCTCGTGGCGCAAGACGACCTCGACTCGCCGTTCGGGTTGCTGCGCTTGCGCAAAGGGGGGCGGTCGGGCGGGCAGAACGGCGTGAAGGACATCATCGCCAAGCTCGCCACCGAGGACTTCGCTCGCCTCAAGATCGGCATTTCCCGCCCTCCGAGCGGCTGGGATCCGGCGGGGTGGGTGCTGTCGAAGTGGCGTCCCGAAGAGGAAGCGACCTTGCGAGACCTCGTGGCGATCGGGGTGAAGGCCGTGCGAACCTGGGGCGAGAAGGGATTGCTGGACGCGCAGAAGGACTTCAACGGCACCGATCTGCGCCCTAGGGAAGCCCAGGCGCCGTCACCGATGCCCGCCACGCCCGACGCTTGA
- a CDS encoding M42 family metallopeptidase, giving the protein MTQLNVELLRRLSEIDGVPGREEHVRDLVVAEIQGLVDEIREDALGNVVALKRGTAPDGERKKIMLSAHMDEIGFIVKFVDDKGYLRLQNLGGFDTRNLFARNVTVWTKDGPLPGILSPGGRPVHIATPEDRKKVPEIKEFFVDLGRSGEDVKAKVRVGDPVTLDQAFREIGDLLCGKAMDDRASVFVQIEVLRALQNAAPTHDVYAVFSTQEEVGLRGAIVAAYSVEPDIGIGLDVTLAVDTPGVGPDEAVTKMGEGVAVKLYDSTMISTRWLVDEFVALAEDKRIPYQLEILPLGGTDGAAIQRTRGGVPTLTLSLPTRYIHTIVESIHATDTQAEIDLLVAYLTK; this is encoded by the coding sequence GTGACACAACTCAACGTCGAACTGTTACGTCGTCTTTCGGAAATCGATGGTGTGCCCGGCCGTGAAGAGCACGTGCGCGACCTCGTCGTCGCCGAGATTCAAGGACTCGTGGACGAGATTCGCGAGGACGCCCTCGGAAACGTCGTCGCCCTGAAGCGTGGCACGGCGCCCGACGGCGAGCGCAAGAAGATCATGCTGTCGGCCCACATGGACGAGATCGGCTTCATCGTGAAGTTCGTCGACGACAAGGGTTACTTGCGGTTGCAAAACCTCGGCGGCTTCGACACGCGCAACTTGTTCGCGCGCAACGTCACCGTCTGGACGAAGGACGGTCCCCTGCCGGGCATCCTCTCGCCGGGCGGACGACCGGTGCACATCGCGACGCCCGAGGACCGCAAGAAGGTGCCCGAGATCAAGGAGTTCTTCGTGGACCTCGGGCGTTCGGGCGAGGACGTCAAGGCGAAGGTGCGCGTCGGGGACCCGGTGACGCTCGACCAAGCCTTCCGAGAAATCGGCGACTTGTTGTGCGGCAAGGCGATGGACGATCGTGCGAGCGTGTTCGTGCAGATCGAAGTGCTGCGCGCGCTTCAGAACGCCGCGCCGACGCACGACGTGTACGCCGTCTTCAGCACCCAGGAGGAAGTGGGCTTGCGCGGCGCGATCGTCGCCGCGTACTCCGTCGAGCCCGACATCGGCATCGGACTCGACGTGACCCTCGCCGTGGACACTCCCGGCGTCGGCCCCGACGAGGCCGTCACGAAGATGGGCGAGGGCGTGGCCGTGAAGCTCTACGATTCCACGATGATCTCGACGCGCTGGCTCGTCGACGAGTTCGTCGCGCTCGCCGAGGACAAGCGCATTCCGTATCAACTCGAGATCCTTCCGCTCGGCGGTACGGACGGCGCGGCCATCCAGCGCACGAGGGGCGGCGTTCCGACCCTCACGTTGAGCTTGCCGACGCGGTACATCCACACGATCGTCGAAAGCATTCACGCGACGGACACGCAGGCCGAGATCGACCTTCTGGTCGCGTACCTCACGAAGTAA
- a CDS encoding DUF4126 domain-containing protein has product MESLFSNLLSSLGLSGAAGLNAYIPLLTLGVLDRLGWTNLAPQYDWISSPWTLLIVGAIAVLDFIGDKVPGVDHVLHTVGGWINPLAGAVVFAANSGVFHDVNPTLALVAGALVGGAFHASRAAVRPVATATTGGIGNPVLSLLEDVSSGVLTFLAIFAPIVAVLLLVLIALVIFSAWRRWRGRRWAL; this is encoded by the coding sequence ATGGAAAGCCTTTTTTCGAACCTCCTGTCCTCGCTGGGCTTGTCGGGTGCGGCGGGACTCAACGCGTACATTCCGCTGCTGACGTTGGGCGTCCTGGACCGATTGGGATGGACGAACCTCGCGCCGCAGTACGACTGGATTTCGAGTCCTTGGACGCTCCTGATCGTCGGCGCGATCGCCGTGCTGGACTTCATCGGCGACAAGGTGCCGGGGGTGGATCACGTGCTGCACACGGTCGGCGGATGGATCAACCCGTTGGCGGGCGCCGTGGTGTTCGCGGCGAACTCGGGCGTGTTTCACGACGTGAACCCCACCCTCGCCCTCGTCGCGGGCGCCCTCGTCGGCGGGGCCTTCCACGCGTCTCGCGCGGCGGTACGGCCGGTCGCAACGGCCACGACGGGCGGCATCGGCAACCCCGTCCTGTCCTTGTTGGAGGACGTGTCGTCGGGCGTGCTGACCTTCTTGGCGATTTTCGCGCCGATCGTGGCGGTGCTGCTGCTCGTCTTGATCGCGCTCGTGATCTTCTCGGCATGGCGAAGGTGGAGGGGGCGGCGCTGGGCGCTTTGA
- a CDS encoding FAD-binding dehydrogenase yields the protein MTHDADVIIVGAGLAGLVTAAELVDAGKRVLVLDQEPEASLGGQAFWSFGGLFFVDSPEQRRLGIKDSRDLALSDWMGSAGFDREEDFWPRKWAEAYVDFAAGEKYAWLHAQGVRFFPVVQWAERGGYFAGGHGNSVPRFHVTWGTGPGVLEPFVRRTREGERRGLLKFLFRHRVTSLTTTAGAVDGVRGDVLERCDVQRGERSSRVIVDDFELHAPAVVVTSGGIGANHDLVRRHWPRRLGEPPKKMVSGVPDHVDGRMLSVVRDAGGRLVNEDRMWHYPEGLKNYAPIWSRHGIRVLAGPSPLWLDARGRRLPPPLFPGFDSLGALAHINASGFDHSWFVLNQKIIEREFALSGSEQNPDFTEKSVLKSLGRALPGATPPVEAFKTKGEDFVVRDDLASLVRGMNDLIGEDLIDAAELERTVKLRDAQVVNDFGKDPQLTAIRGARAYLGDKLTRVTKPHALLDSSAGPLIAVRLWILTRKTLGGVETDLSGRVLGSDGSPLPGLFAAGEAAGFGGGGMHGYRSLEGTFLGGCIFSGRTVGRALG from the coding sequence ATGACTCACGACGCGGACGTCATCATCGTCGGAGCGGGCCTGGCAGGGCTCGTGACGGCAGCGGAACTCGTGGACGCGGGCAAAAGGGTGCTGGTGCTGGATCAAGAGCCCGAGGCGAGCCTCGGCGGGCAAGCCTTTTGGTCGTTCGGCGGGCTGTTCTTCGTGGACTCGCCCGAGCAGCGGCGGCTCGGCATCAAGGATTCGCGCGACCTCGCCTTGTCGGACTGGATGGGCAGCGCGGGCTTCGACCGCGAGGAGGACTTCTGGCCGAGGAAGTGGGCCGAGGCCTACGTGGACTTCGCGGCGGGCGAGAAGTACGCGTGGCTGCACGCGCAAGGCGTGCGATTCTTCCCGGTCGTGCAGTGGGCGGAGCGTGGCGGGTACTTCGCGGGTGGACACGGCAACTCCGTGCCGCGTTTTCACGTGACGTGGGGAACGGGGCCGGGCGTGCTGGAGCCTTTCGTGCGCCGCACGCGCGAAGGCGAGCGGCGCGGCTTGCTGAAGTTCCTCTTTCGGCATCGCGTGACGAGCCTCACGACGACGGCGGGCGCGGTGGACGGCGTGCGCGGCGACGTGCTGGAGCGGTGTGACGTTCAGCGCGGCGAGCGCAGTTCGAGGGTCATCGTGGACGACTTCGAGTTGCACGCTCCGGCGGTCGTCGTGACGAGCGGCGGCATCGGCGCAAACCACGATCTCGTGCGGCGCCACTGGCCGCGCCGTCTCGGCGAGCCGCCGAAGAAGATGGTGTCGGGCGTGCCGGATCACGTGGACGGACGGATGCTGAGCGTGGTGCGTGACGCGGGCGGGCGGCTCGTGAACGAGGACCGCATGTGGCACTACCCGGAAGGCCTCAAGAATTACGCGCCTATCTGGTCGCGTCACGGCATCCGAGTCTTGGCGGGTCCGAGTCCGCTGTGGTTGGACGCGCGCGGTCGTCGCTTGCCGCCGCCGCTCTTTCCGGGCTTCGACTCGCTCGGGGCGCTCGCGCACATCAATGCTTCGGGGTTCGACCACTCGTGGTTCGTGCTCAATCAGAAGATCATCGAGCGTGAGTTCGCCCTCTCGGGTTCGGAGCAGAATCCGGACTTCACGGAAAAGAGCGTTTTGAAGTCGCTCGGCCGCGCGCTTCCCGGCGCGACGCCGCCCGTGGAGGCGTTCAAGACGAAGGGCGAGGACTTCGTCGTGCGCGACGACCTCGCCTCCCTCGTGCGCGGCATGAACGACTTGATCGGCGAGGACTTGATCGACGCCGCCGAACTCGAACGCACCGTGAAACTTCGCGACGCCCAAGTGGTCAACGATTTCGGCAAGGACCCCCAGCTCACGGCAATTCGCGGCGCGCGGGCCTACCTCGGTGACAAGCTTACGCGCGTTACGAAGCCGCACGCCCTGCTCGACTCGTCGGCGGGGCCGTTGATCGCCGTGCGCTTGTGGATCTTGACGCGCAAGACGCTCGGCGGCGTGGAGACGGACTTGTCGGGGCGGGTGCTCGGAAGCGACGGCTCACCGCTTCCGGGCCTCTTCGCCGCCGGAGAAGCGGCGGGTTTCGGTGGCGGCGGAATGCACGGCTACCGCTCGTTGGAAGGCACGTTCCTCGGCGGGTGCATCTTCTCGGGGCGGACCGTGGGAAGGGCGCTGGGATAA